One Halioglobus japonicus DNA segment encodes these proteins:
- a CDS encoding Lrp/AsnC family transcriptional regulator — protein sequence MNLAATSDQSAPIELDATDVGIIELLREDGRMAFRAIARELNITEATVRSRVRRLEESNTMRVVAVTDTQAAGFDMLLAVGVQVEGRAPEEVARDLASIPEVFSVNAVVGAHDIEILVVAPDQQGLNALLSDTLGTLPGVRKLTPSLAVDVLKNQPDWVPFHDA from the coding sequence ATGAACCTCGCCGCAACCAGCGACCAGTCTGCGCCGATTGAGCTCGACGCCACCGATGTGGGCATCATCGAGCTGCTGCGAGAAGACGGTCGCATGGCGTTCCGCGCCATAGCGCGAGAGCTGAATATTACTGAGGCCACCGTGCGCAGCCGGGTGCGCCGCCTCGAAGAATCAAACACCATGCGTGTCGTCGCCGTGACAGATACCCAGGCCGCTGGCTTTGACATGCTGTTGGCCGTAGGTGTGCAGGTAGAGGGCAGGGCGCCGGAAGAGGTTGCCCGCGACCTGGCCAGTATTCCTGAGGTGTTCTCGGTGAACGCAGTAGTAGGCGCTCACGATATAGAGATTCTTGTTGTGGCGCCTGATCAACAGGGCCTGAATGCACTGCTCAGTGACACCCTAGGTACCTTACCCGGTGTGCGCAAGTTAACCCCATCACTGGCGGTCGATGTACTCAAGAATCAACCGGACTGGGTGCCGTTTCATGACGCGTAG
- a CDS encoding Lrp/AsnC family transcriptional regulator, producing MTRRLDEVDAAIVERLAPDARISNREIAESLGVSEGTVRARIKRMEEERQVRITAVTNIDRFDNHALAYIWIEVERSDQAREVASRLAEVGELGFVGVMLGRSDILAITMVRNAEHLAHFIHDRITSIEGVRRTESTLGVNFIKHDYRMARIVS from the coding sequence ATGACGCGTAGGCTGGACGAGGTGGATGCCGCTATTGTTGAGCGTCTGGCGCCGGACGCCCGCATCAGCAATCGTGAAATTGCTGAGAGCCTGGGTGTGAGTGAAGGTACCGTGAGGGCGCGTATCAAGCGCATGGAAGAAGAACGCCAGGTGCGCATTACCGCGGTCACCAATATCGATCGCTTTGACAATCACGCGCTGGCCTATATCTGGATCGAGGTAGAGCGCAGTGACCAGGCGCGCGAGGTAGCGAGCCGACTGGCCGAAGTGGGAGAGCTGGGTTTTGTCGGCGTCATGCTGGGGCGCTCTGACATCCTGGCGATCACCATGGTCCGCAATGCCGAGCACCTGGCGCACTTTATTCACGACCGAATTACCAGCATCGAGGGCGTGCGTCGCACTGAAAGTACCCTCGGCGTCAATTTCATCAAACACGATTACCGCATGGCGCGGATCGTCAGTTAA
- a CDS encoding CoA transferase subunit A → MALVREILRSDLKDLTVVSYGGADVGMLCAAGKVKKVVFAFVSLDFIPLEPYFRQARQSGAIEVMEIDEGMMLLGLRAAAWGVPYIPTEVGLGTDIVTKNPDIKVIDSPYDDKEWVAMPALKLDASLIHADRADERGVCQIAGPDHYMDDWFARAADKTFVSCDELVATEYFHDPAQARLVHWERSQTTGVVPIAGGAHPTSCSPMYGFDVPHFKAYTGSAKEGGIQAYFDKYLGASEEEYQQNVGGLDAIRAIELPTY, encoded by the coding sequence ATGGCGCTGGTGCGGGAAATCCTGCGCTCTGACCTCAAGGATCTCACCGTAGTGTCCTACGGAGGCGCCGACGTGGGCATGCTCTGTGCGGCCGGCAAGGTGAAAAAGGTGGTATTCGCGTTTGTGTCACTGGATTTTATCCCGCTGGAGCCTTACTTCCGTCAGGCGCGTCAGTCAGGTGCCATCGAGGTGATGGAAATTGATGAGGGCATGATGTTGCTGGGGCTGCGCGCCGCTGCCTGGGGTGTGCCTTACATCCCCACCGAGGTTGGTCTGGGTACAGACATCGTGACCAAGAACCCCGACATCAAGGTGATTGATAGCCCTTACGATGACAAAGAGTGGGTCGCCATGCCGGCACTGAAGCTCGACGCGTCATTGATTCACGCTGACCGCGCTGACGAGCGCGGGGTCTGCCAGATCGCCGGCCCCGATCATTATATGGACGACTGGTTCGCTCGCGCCGCCGACAAAACCTTTGTCTCCTGTGACGAGCTGGTTGCCACCGAATACTTCCACGACCCTGCCCAGGCTCGCCTGGTGCACTGGGAACGCTCGCAGACGACAGGTGTGGTGCCTATTGCCGGTGGCGCGCACCCGACCTCTTGCTCACCGATGTATGGCTTCGATGTGCCCCACTTCAAGGCCTACACAGGTTCTGCGAAAGAGGGCGGTATCCAGGCGTACTTCGATAAGTACCTGGGTGCCTCTGAGGAGGAGTACCAGCAGAACGTCGGTGGCCTCGACGCCATCCGCGCCATTGAATTGCCCACTTACTGA
- a CDS encoding CoA-transferase subunit beta, with protein sequence MTVASDYTLAELCIVAASKAFADEGEVLATGIGVIPRLAASLAMKTTNPDLMMTDSEAWMLSEPNPIGKRGEDHMQANESWMGFSRIFDNVWSGKRHAMLGPTQIDKYGQTNTSALGGTYEAPKVMMLGARGFPGNSISHPNSFFVPSHNTRVFMDGECDFVSSIGYNPERLPKGHSLDDIDIRLIVTDLCVMDFGGPDHQIRLVSLHPGVTAEQVQENTAYAVHIEGDIPTTEAPTEEQLAIIAQMDPHNQRAYQIKDNPPGVRS encoded by the coding sequence ATGACTGTAGCAAGTGATTACACCCTGGCCGAACTCTGCATCGTAGCGGCGAGCAAGGCTTTTGCCGATGAGGGCGAGGTTCTCGCGACCGGTATCGGTGTGATTCCCCGCCTGGCCGCGAGCCTGGCGATGAAAACCACCAACCCCGACCTGATGATGACGGATTCAGAGGCCTGGATGCTCAGCGAGCCCAATCCGATTGGCAAGCGCGGCGAAGACCATATGCAGGCCAACGAGAGCTGGATGGGCTTTTCCCGCATTTTTGACAACGTCTGGAGCGGCAAGCGTCACGCCATGCTCGGCCCCACCCAGATCGACAAGTACGGCCAGACCAATACATCTGCGCTGGGCGGCACCTATGAGGCGCCCAAGGTGATGATGCTGGGCGCCCGTGGATTCCCGGGTAATTCAATCTCTCACCCCAACAGCTTCTTTGTGCCCAGCCACAATACCCGCGTGTTCATGGACGGCGAGTGCGATTTCGTTTCCTCCATCGGCTACAACCCCGAGCGTCTGCCCAAGGGCCACAGCCTGGACGATATCGATATCCGCCTGATTGTGACCGACCTGTGTGTTATGGATTTTGGTGGGCCGGATCACCAGATTCGCCTGGTATCCCTGCATCCCGGCGTCACCGCCGAGCAGGTGCAGGAAAACACGGCGTATGCCGTGCATATCGAAGGCGACATTCCCACCACCGAAGCGCCCACTGAGGAGCAGCTGGCGATCATCGCGCAAATGGACCCGCACAATCAGCGCGCTTACCAGATCAAGGACAATCCTCCGGGCGTTCGGAGCTAG